From one Melioribacteraceae bacterium genomic stretch:
- a CDS encoding MauE/DoxX family redox-associated membrane protein: MKHLTNKYILWTAKFFIGYIFILAGIEKIADPSGFSESIENYQLLPNIFINFFAIALPWIEVVCGILLIFNKHVKENSFIFISLMSAFTIMIFIAVLRGLDIDCGCFGTNNSQNVGIVKIIENLGLIILGLYVFVYHEKINKSIPLEKV, encoded by the coding sequence ATGAAACATTTAACAAATAAATACATTCTGTGGACTGCTAAATTTTTTATAGGGTACATCTTCATTCTTGCGGGAATTGAAAAAATTGCCGATCCATCCGGATTCTCCGAATCTATTGAAAACTATCAATTATTACCTAACATATTTATAAACTTTTTTGCGATCGCTTTACCATGGATAGAGGTCGTGTGCGGGATCTTACTTATATTTAATAAACATGTAAAAGAGAATTCTTTTATCTTTATCTCCTTGATGTCAGCCTTTACTATCATGATCTTCATCGCAGTTCTCAGAGGTTTGGATATAGATTGCGGATGCTTTGGAACTAATAATTCTCAAAATGTGGGAATAGTAAAAATTATTGAAAATCTGGGACTGATAATTTTAGGATTGTATGTTTTTGTTTATCATGAAAAAATTAATAAATCAATACCTCTTGAAAAAGTGTAA
- a CDS encoding glycosyltransferase family 9 protein encodes MKIDNSSIKKILLIKFRGIGDVILSTVVLENLKRNFPNASIDYLTEKPSDQLLNLLDEISNVHLFTDKSLSGRFKLIRKIRKEKYDLIFDFYANPFTAQITFLSGAKYRAGFPYRGRKYAYNLFGPEERGKFHAADLHLEFLKKIGLSVTPSNLKSDLDDESISFARQFFENTFSQKDFVIGISPSGGWNSKKCDPIKFAEIADASAQKYSAKILIVWGPSDENDTEEIIRFMKSNAIKAPVTNIKQMASLISQCKILIANDSGPMHISTAIGTPTLSLHGPTDPNLQGPYGSKHEWINKSDLHCIICNKLECPYNHECFLELDVDDVLSKVDKLIEKNNIAL; translated from the coding sequence ATGAAAATTGATAATTCCTCTATAAAAAAAATACTCCTTATTAAATTCAGAGGAATCGGGGATGTAATTCTTTCTACTGTCGTTTTAGAAAATCTTAAGAGAAACTTTCCAAATGCTTCGATTGATTATTTAACTGAAAAACCGAGTGATCAACTTTTAAACTTACTTGATGAGATAAGCAATGTTCATCTTTTTACTGACAAGAGTTTATCCGGAAGATTTAAGCTCATCCGTAAAATTCGAAAAGAAAAGTATGATTTGATTTTTGATTTTTATGCGAATCCATTCACTGCACAAATAACATTTTTAAGCGGAGCAAAATATCGAGCCGGTTTTCCCTATCGTGGAAGAAAATATGCATACAATTTATTTGGACCCGAAGAACGCGGGAAATTTCACGCTGCTGATTTACATTTAGAATTTCTGAAGAAAATTGGTTTATCTGTTACCCCAAGCAATCTAAAATCAGATCTTGACGATGAATCAATTTCATTTGCTCGACAGTTTTTTGAAAATACATTTTCACAAAAAGATTTTGTAATTGGAATCTCCCCAAGCGGAGGATGGAATTCAAAAAAATGTGATCCAATTAAATTTGCCGAAATTGCAGATGCTTCTGCACAAAAATATAGCGCTAAGATTCTAATTGTCTGGGGACCGAGTGATGAAAACGACACTGAAGAAATTATTCGATTTATGAAATCAAATGCAATAAAAGCCCCGGTTACTAATATCAAACAAATGGCTTCTTTAATCTCTCAATGTAAAATATTGATTGCTAATGACAGCGGTCCGATGCACATTTCTACTGCAATTGGAACGCCCACATTAAGTTTGCACGGTCCCACTGATCCAAATCTTCAAGGTCCTTATGGCAGTAAACATGAATGGATAAATAAAAGTGATTTACATTGTATTATTTGCAACAAACTTGAGTGTCCTTACAACCATGAATGTTTTTTAGAATTAGATGTTGACGATGTTTTATCAAAAGTTGATAAGCTGATTGAAAAAAACAATATTGCTTTATGA